In Deltaproteobacteria bacterium, the DNA window ATTTATCGCACTGGGCACGTCGCCCTTCAGGACGATCCGCGCCTTTTTCTCTCCCACCTCTGCAACGGGGATCGCGGACAGAAGGGCCTGCGTGTAGGGATGAATGGGCCGGTCGAACAGCTCGTTCACCGGTGCCACTTCGATCAGCTTTCCGAGATACATGACCCCCACTCTGTCGCTGATATACTTCACCACGCTGAGATCGTGGGAGATGAAGAGGATGCTCAGATGAAAATTCTCACGCAGATCCTGTATCAGGTTGAGCACCTGGGCCTGTATGGACACGTCGAGAGCCGATACCGGCTCGTCGGCCACCAGAAGATCCGGATTCACGGCCAATGCCCGGGCCAGGCCGATTCTCTGACGCTGGCCTCCACTGAACTGATGAGGATACCGGTACATGTGGTCTGCATCAAGCCCGACTGCTTCGAGAAGATCGGCTATCTTCTCCTTCATCTCACCCCTTGGAACAATGTCGTGGGTCTCCAAGGGTTCTCCCAGTATCCTTTCGACCGTCCACCGGGGATCGAGCGATGCATAGGGATTCTGAAAGACGATCTGGATCCTCCTCCGCATCCTCTGTAGCGCCGGCCCTGACAACTCGGATATGTCCCGGCCGTCAAAGAGAATGTTTCCGCCACTCGGATCGATCAGCCTGAGGATGAGCTTTCCCGTAGTCGATTTCCCACAACCGCTCTCACCTACCAGACCGAAGGTCTCTGATTCGCGTATGTCGAAACTCACGCCATCGACCGCGTGGACTACCGGCCTCTTCCTGATCATGCCGGACAACAAACCACTGCCCACGGGGAAGTATTTCTTGAGACCTCGTATCTGCAAGAGCTCCCTTGCCATCTTGAGTCCCTACTAATGCAGGTGACAGGCGACCCGGTGACCCGGCGATATCTCATGCATAGCCGGCCTAATGCGGCTGCAATCCGGCATGGCGTGCGAGCACCTTGGATGAAATTTGCAACCCGGCGGGGGGGCTATCGGCTCTGCCAGAACGCCGGGTATTGGTTTGAGTCTTCCCGCACCGTGCTTCTCCAGCTTGGGTATCGATTCAATCAGTCCGACTGTATAGGGATGCTTGGGACTTTGCAGAATCGTAGCCAGATCCGCCTGTTCTACGATGTTACCGGCATAGATGACAGCCACGGTTTCGCATAGTTCTGCCACAACTCCCATGTCGTGTGTGATCAGGATGATCGAGCTCTTCTTCTCCTCCCTGAGCATCTTCATGAGGTCGATTATCTGCGCCTGAA includes these proteins:
- a CDS encoding ABC transporter ATP-binding protein, with product MARELLQIRGLKKYFPVGSGLLSGMIRKRPVVHAVDGVSFDIRESETFGLVGESGCGKSTTGKLILRLIDPSGGNILFDGRDISELSGPALQRMRRRIQIVFQNPYASLDPRWTVERILGEPLETHDIVPRGEMKEKIADLLEAVGLDADHMYRYPHQFSGGQRQRIGLARALAVNPDLLVADEPVSALDVSIQAQVLNLIQDLRENFHLSILFISHDLSVVKYISDRVGVMYLGKLIEVAPVNELFDRPIHPYTQALLSAIPVAEVGEKKARIVLKGDVPSAINPPANCRFRTRCPAVSRICAEVEPKPVDVGNDHMVACHLAS